Proteins encoded together in one Prunus dulcis chromosome 3, ALMONDv2, whole genome shotgun sequence window:
- the LOC117621918 gene encoding acanthoscurrin-2-like, which translates to MLVQKKMKMKGYGFVLALVLIFSSVAAEIVPLDHESKVNGAEKTVDDCVQYDGLGRRGLCGSSAAHAREEAMPETDSVAKESEAANHEVYSFDNHHGIGDHHGIGVHHGIGGHHGIGGEGQGGGGQGGGGGGGGQGGGTGGGGGQGGGTGGGSGQGGGQGGGKGGGQGGGKGGGQGGGGGGQGGGGSGGQGGGKGGGGGGQGGSGKGGGQGGGGGKGVGGGQG; encoded by the exons aTGTTGGtgcagaagaagatgaaaatgaaagGCTATGGTTTCGTGCTTGCACTTGTTCTCATCTTTTCCTCGGTGGCAGCTGAGATAGTACCCCTAGATCATGAGAGCAAAG TGAATGGGGCAGAGAAGACGGTAGATGATTGCGTTCAGTACGACGGCCTTGGTCGGCGCGGTCTGTGTGGTAGCTCCGCTGCCCACGCTCGAGAAGAAGCCATGCCAGAAACAG ACAGCGTAGCAAAAGAATCAGAAGCGGCAAATCATGAGGTTTACAGCTTTGACAATCACCATGGCATTGGTGATCATCACGGCATTGGTGTTCATCATGGCATTGGTGGTCATCATGGCATTGGTGGTGAAGGACAAGGAGGTGGTGGTCAaggcggtggcggtggcggtggcggaCAAGGAGGTGGTACAGGCGGTGGCGGTGGACAAGGAGGTGGTACAGGCGGTGGCAGCGGACAAGGAGGTGGACAAGGGGGTGGTAAAGGTGGCGGACAGGGCGGTGGTAAAGGTGGTGGacaaggtggtggtggtggcggacAAGGAGGTGGTGGCAGTGGTGGACAAGGGGGTGGTaaaggaggtggtggtggaggacaAGGAGGAAGTGGTAAAGGTGGAGGACAAGGCGGTGGAGGTGGTAAAGGTGTAGGTGGCGGACAAGGGTGA
- the LOC117622690 gene encoding glycine-rich RNA-binding protein 10-like — protein sequence MTFKAFLLLGLLFGSVVLISSTVAAETSKDEKKVDEAQEANPVDDAKPYCGCCTRYGHYRCGPQCCRQPEADDQPQEVGDSLETNRPDGYGYGGGGYGGGRGGGGYGGGGRGGGYGGGGRGGGYGGGGHGGGGYGGGGRGRGGGGGGYGRGGGGGGGN from the exons ATGACTTTCAAAGCTTTCCTTTTGCTGGGCCTTCTGTTTGGCTCTGTGGTTCTCATCTCTTCCACTGTCGCAGCTGAGACATCCAAAGATGAGAAGAAAG TGGATGAGGCACAGGAAGCGAACCCTGTAGATGACGCAAAACCATATTGCGGGTGTTGCACTCGTTATGGCCACTATAGATGCGGCCCACAATGTTGTCGGCAACCTGAAGCTGATGATCAGCCTCAAGAAGTAGGCGATAGCCTTGAAACGAACCGGCCTGACGGATATGGATATGGCGGAGGAGGCTACGGAGGGGGCCGTGGTGGCGGTGGCTATGGAGGAGGGGGCCGTGGTGGGGGCTATGGAGGCGGGGGCCGTGGTGGCGGCTATGGAGGAGGAGGCCATGGAGGCGGCGGCTATGGAGGAGGTGGCCGAGGGagaggtggtggaggaggcGGCTATGGCCgaggcggtggcggtggcggaGGAAACTGA
- the LOC117622809 gene encoding glycine-rich protein-like, whose product MGSKAFIYCGLFLAIVLLISSEVAANAAEEATNPNVGDAKYGGGYQGDPGRGGYGGNPGHGGNGGGGGGGGGRCYYGCCRRSYNGRECVRCCNHANEVVDAQPQN is encoded by the exons ATGGGTTCCAAGGCTTTCATTTACTGTGGTCTTTTCCTTGCCATTGTCCTTCTCATCTCCTCCGAAGTGGCCGCAAATG CTGCGGAGGAAGCTACAAATCCCAATGTAGGTGATGCTAAATATGGTGGAGGGTACCAGGGAGATCCGGGTCGTGGGGGATACGGTGGCAACCCGGGACACGGTGgaaatggaggaggaggaggaggaggaggagggcgTTGCTACTATGGTTGCTGCAGGCGCAGTTACAATGGAAGAGAGTGCGTAAGGTGCTGCAACCATGCTAATGAGGTTGTTGATGCACAACCTCAAAACTAA
- the LOC117622126 gene encoding uncharacterized protein LOC117622126, translating to MSVEVLDGATIVNFVEDEEAFNLAVHHRFGNLDTNHDGLLCYAEMLKELQSLRVFETHYGIDVKPDPEEIARVYDSLFVQFDHDSNGAVDLEEFKAETKRMMLAMANGMGFLPVQMVLEEDSFLKKAVERESTKIKQLLN from the coding sequence ATGAGCGTAGAAGTATTGGATGGTGCCACAATTGTCAACTTTGTGGAGGATGAAGAGGCATTCAACCTTGCGGTACATCATCGTTTTGGTAATCTTGACACTAACCATGATGGTCTACTCTGTTATGCAGAGATGTTGAAGGAGCTTCAGTCTCTGAGGGTCTTCGAGACACACTATGGCATTGATGTGAAGCCAGACCCAGAAGAGATTGCTCGTGTCTATGACTCTCTGTTCGTGCAGTTTGATCATGACTCAAATGGGGCCGTTGATTTGGAAGAGTTCAAGGCTGAAACCAAGCGTATGATGCTTGCTATGGCCAATGGGATGGGGTTCTTGCCAGTTCAAATGGTTTTGGAAGAAGATAGCTTCCTGAAGAAAGCTGTGGAAAGAGAGTCCACCAAAATTAAGCAGCTGCTTAATTAA
- the LOC117622125 gene encoding transcription initiation factor TFIID subunit 6-like — MSIVPKENVEVIAQSIGINNLSPDVALALAPDVEYRLREVMQEAIKCMRHSRRTRLTADDVDGALNLRNVEPIYGYVSGGPLRFKRAIGHRDLFYIDDKDVEFKDVIEAPLPKAPLDTGIVCHWLAIEGVQPAIPENAPVEVLAAPSDSKKYEQKDDGIPVDIKLPVKHILSRELQLYFDKITELVVSRSDLVIFKEALVSLATDSGLHPLVPYFTCFIADEVSRGLNDYPLLFALMRVVRSLLQNPHMHIEPYLHQLMPSVVTCLVAKRLGNRFADNHWELRDFTANLVASICKRFGHVYNTLQSRLTKTLVNAFLDPKRTLTQHYGAIQGLAALGPSVVRLLVLPNLESYLRLLEPELLLDKQKNEMKRHEAWRVYGALLNAAGQCIYDRLKMFPLLPSPAPQSFWSTSQRVITMPNKRKGSVEHMEKQPPLKKIATDGPTGLVPTNSSPSHMEVEIATPAPSGDTDAAPPSSSGQMPNEGVSNSRSRRDRASGRSLKKSALLTQVWKDDLNSGHLLVSLFELFGEDILSFVPAPEMCLFL; from the exons ATGAGCATTGTGCCTAAAGAGAATGTTGAAGTAATTGCACAAAGCATTGGGATCAACAACTTGTCTCCAGATGTTGCTCTCGCTCTAGCTCCCGATGTCGAATATCGCCTGCGTGAGGTTATGCAG GAGGCTATTAAATGCATGCGTCACTCGAGGAGAACTAGATTGACGGCTGATGATGTTGATGGCGCACTAAACTTAAGAAACGTTGAG CCAATATATGGTTATGTTTCTGGGGGTCCTTTGCGGTTCAAAAGAGCTATTGGACATAGGGACTTGTTTTACATCGACGACAAGGATGTTGAATTTAAAGAT GTGATTGAAGCTCCTTTACCAAAAGCGCCACTTGATACTGGAATTGTTTGTCACTGGCTAGCTATAGAAGGTGTACAACCTGCAATTCCAGAAAATGCTCCTGTAGAAG TACTTGCAGCTCCTTCTGATAGTAAAAAGTATGAACAGAAGGATGATGGAATTCCCGTTGACATTAAATTACCAGTTAAGCACATATTGTCTAGGGAACTTCAG ctatattttgacaaaatcaCTGAGCTTGTCGTGAGTAGGTCCGATTTGGTTATTTTTAAAGAAGCATTAGTGAGTTTGGCCACTGATTCGGGACTTCATCCATTAGTTCCTTATTTCACATGCTTTATAGCTGATGAG GTTTCTCGTGGTTTGAATGATTATCCACTTCTATTTGCTTTAATGCGAGTTGTTCGGAGTCTTCTCCAGAATCCTCACATGCACATAGAACCTTAT CTACACCAATTGATGCCATCTGTGGTCACTTGCCTTGTTGCGAAAAGGTTAGGCAATAGGTTTGCTGACAACCATTGGGAACTTAGGGACTTCACTGCGAACCTGGTTGCTTCAATCTGCAAAAG GTTTGGGCATGTCTATAACACTCTCCAGTCCCGTCTTACAAAAACTTTGGTCAATGCATTTTTGGACCCAAAGCGGACATTGACTCAACACTATGGTGCAATTCAAGGTTTAGCTGCTCTAGGCCCCAGTGTG GTTCGCCTTCTTGTGCTGCCAAATCTGGAGTCATATCTGCGACTTCTTGAACCAGAGCTGCTTCTTGACAAGCAAAAGAATGAGATGAAGAGGCATGAAGCTTGGCGTGTTTATGGAGCCCTGTTG AATGCAGCGGGTCAATGCATTTATGATAGGCTCAAGATGTTCCCACTTTTGCCATCTCCAGCACCCCAATCTTTCTGGAGTACCAGTCAAAGAGTCATTACTATGCCAA ATAAACGCAAGGGAAGTGTGGAGCACATGGAAAAGCAACCACCCCTGAAGAAAATTGCAACTGACGGGCCTACGGGTTTAGTGCCAACTAATTCTTCACCGTCTCACATGGAAGTAGAAATAGCAACTCCAGCCCCTTCAGGGGATACTGATGCAGCCCCCCCATCATCTTCTGGGCAGATGCCTAATGAGGGCGTTTCAAACAGCAGAAGTAGAAGGGACAGGGCTTCTGGTCGGTCTCTAAAGAAATCAGCTCTGCTCACTCAGGTTTGGAAGGATGACTTAAATTCTGGGCATCTCCTGGTATCGTTGTTTGAGTTGTTCGGTGAAGACATTCTCTCCTTCGTTCCAGCTCCCGAgatgtgtttgtttttgtaa
- the LOC117622245 gene encoding protein IQ-DOMAIN 1: MGINGGLVRSVFSRNRSLGTHESNVRSNMTERRRWSSVRSYLCGDEYNSVLAENDSSSVKSSVVTPTPTQLNSVLVEDDSSSVKSSEATVTQPMPEDLTDKDGNKREVTKEDMEMAKKEFSVSKTMSEEQAATIIQLAFRGFLTRCQNEGIKSKYGKQELIVGPESLSMESLGTSVEVQTGNSVDVYSIQEENVAAHRRMQQKARTQELKLKEEWDDSTVSSNISKMRIQNRLEATTRRERALAYAFSQQLRICSKKRHTTSDGTEQNMGWSWLERWMATRPPEISSVESHMSNHVEPINSNQRFIIGKKLFDGAGEEKESCGSNEVNVLFDNFPVTTAEEKDGYSPTQNRFKATRSVSRRKTAPSYECGKEYPKVSKKDCSREAEKDKEHNPKNTGRIKYKNASF, from the exons ATGGGTATCAATGGAGGTTTGGTCAGGAGTGTCTTTTCAAGAAATAGGTCTTTGGGAACTCATGAGAGCAAT GTAAGGAGCAATATGACAGAAAGGAGAAGATGGAGCTCTGTTAGATCATACTTATGTGGGGATGAATATAATTCAGTCCTTGCAGAAAATGATTCATCTTCAGTTAAGAGCTCTGTGGTTACTCCCACTCCCACACAGCTCAATTCAGTCCTTGTAGAGGACGATTCTTCTTCGGTTAAGAGCTCTGAGGCTACCGTTACACAACCGATGCCAGAAGACTTAACAGACAAGGATGGCAACAAAAGAGAAGTAACTAAGGAAGATATGGAAATGGCAAAGAAGGAATTTTCGGTCTCGAAAACTATGTCTGAAGAGCAAGCAGCAACCATCATCCAGTTAGCATTTAGAGGCTTTCTG ACTAGGTGTCAAAATGAAGGAATTAAATCGAAGTATGGTAAGCAGGAGCTTATTGTAGGACCAGAAAGTCTAAGTATGGAGTCTCTGGGCACATCAGTTGAAGTTCAAACGGGAAATTCTGTGGATGTCTACTCAATTCAAGAAGAAAATGTGGCTGCTCACCGCCGGATGCAACAGAAAGCTAGAACTCAGGAACTAAAGCTGAAG GAAGAATGGGATGATAGCACGGTGAGTAGCAACATATCAAAAATGAGGATTCAGAACAGACTGGAAGCAACGACCAGGCGTGAGAGAGCACTGGCTTATGCCTTTTCACAACAG CTAAGGATCTGTTCAAAGAAAAGACACACCACATCTGATGGCACAGAACAGAACATGGGATGGAGCTGGCTGGAACGGTGGATGGCAACCCGCCCTCCTGAAATCTCCTCAGTCGAAAGTCATATGAGCAATCATGTTGAGCCAATTAACAGCAACCAAAGATTTATTATCGGAAAGAAATTGTTCGACGGGGCAggtgaagaaaaagagagctGCGGATCTAATGAAGTGAATGTCCTATTTGATAACTTCCCAGTAACAACagcagaagagaaagatggCTATAGTCCAACTCAAAACAGGTTTAAGGCTACAAGAAGCGTATCAAGGCGAAAAACTGCGCCAAGCTATGAGTGTGGGAAAGAATATCCCAAG GTAAGCAAGAAGGATTGTTCAAGGGAGGctgaaaaagataaagagcaCAACCCGAAGAACACAGGAAGAATCAAGTACAAAAATGCTTCATTTTAA
- the LOC117621053 gene encoding eukaryotic translation initiation factor 1A, protein MPKNKGKGGKNRKRGKNEADDEKRELVFKEDGQEYAQVLRMLGNGRCEAMCIDGTKRLCHIRGKMHKKVWIAAGDIILVGLRDYQDDKADVILKYMPDEARLLKAYGELPENTRLNEGIAGGLEDEEEGGADDYIEFEDEDIDKI, encoded by the coding sequence ATGCCGAAGAACAAGGGAAAGGGAGGAAAGAACAGGAAGAGAGGTAAGAATGAAGCCGATGATGAAAAGCGTGAACTTGTGTTTAAGGAAGATGGACAGGAGTATGCCCAAGTGCTTCGTATGCTGGGTAACGGTCGCTGTGAAGCCATGTGCATTGATGGGACGAAGCGACTTTGTCACATCCGTGGTAAGATGCACAAGAAGGTTTGGATTGCAGCCGGTGATATCATTCTTGTTGGTCTTCGTGACTATCAGGACGACAAAGCTGATGTGATCCTCAAGTACATGCCTGATGAGGCTAGGCTTCTGAAGGCATATGGAGAGCTTCCAGAGAACACACGTCTTAATGAGGGTATTGCCGGGGGTCTTGAAGACGAGGAAGAAGGCGGTGCTGATGACTATATTGAGTTTGAGGATGAAGATATTGATAAGATATAG